Proteins from a single region of Primulina tabacum isolate GXHZ01 chromosome 5, ASM2559414v2, whole genome shotgun sequence:
- the LOC142547254 gene encoding uncharacterized protein LOC142547254 isoform X1, with product MTKFSASSQMLSSNTLQVGVGGSKISTSTLKRKTPSELRGELLKRENLVELVDESPAPVLSSMRKNFLGYCRDADGELSGSKKSDSSKASRYIDTRMNELFPVTKNNIILKLLSRNKNPKETVFNEYVGNLKTSVVPMDLNGNHQAQNSRLDDTVASGSSKNYSCQVSKTSKKCSKITFQSVQELSLGGDKLNGSSFVDMDKALKGLVSSEPHGLSAQLVDSVDNIGQVMPKSFCSEFHVPGDNIPLDLTLKTTMRVLSTSAVNWFHRLMNCSTFNGLSQFTSVGCTSESTGCTSEPTSNCQSRNPRNFHSWVHPQSILPRSVIAALTSAAGGQMDFLSNRQQAWEDSFRCLYYMLRKKMCKIFYVCTEQFVVMFTGLCSPKETKCSCLAYVSQSTTNLRSLLKEHGASFSMPLCHSKLEEAAAEDLVELSEIEKYNLGQARAMETMTGIDNSPQSLLMFTGNKSVHALYDFLLNYRFLLPSLTGGDVPTLYSPVAFENAALSAPEVRCRQLRKADFISLQQKESDMNSAPYSDSLSGICYSIDITDVYLPPWVICGICSAIRSNGVDFQASFVTESTSIGLNIGLGIAKDQLAQQAVTDKPLQESSHSFDIPYATLSPHTQNGFLKGLKYSGGSYTTSISPVV from the exons ATGACAAAGTTCTCTGCTTCTAGTCAAATGTTGTCATCAAATACTCTTCAGGTTGGTGTTGGGGGTTCAAAGATTTCAACTTCCACTTTGAAGCGGAAAACTCCCTCAGAGTTACGG GGAGAACTACTGAAGAGAGAGAATTTAGTGGAGCTTGTCGATGAATCTCCAGCCCCAGTTCTTAGTTCCATGAG AAAAAACTTCCTTGGTTACTGTAGAGACGCAGATGGTGAGCTTTCTGGGTCTAAGAAATCTGACTCATCTAAAGCATCTAGATATATTGACACACGGATGAATGAACTATTTCCTGTCACTAAAAACAATATCATCCTCAAGCTGCTTTCCAGAAATAAAAATCCTAAG GAAActgtttttaatgagtatgttggCAACCTGAAGACTTCTGTTGTTCCCATGGATTTGAATGGCAACCATCAAGCTCAAAACTCACG TTTGGATGATACCGTTGCTTCAGGAAGTAGCAAAAACTACTCATGTCAAGTGAGCAAGACTAGCAAAAAATGTAGCAAAATTACTTTTCAGAGTGTTCAAGAGCTTTCATTGGGTGGTGATAAGTTAAATGGCTCCTCATTTGTTGATATG GATAAAGCTTTAAAGGGATTAGTTTCATCCGAACCTCATGGTCTGTCAGCTCAACTAGTTGATTCTGTTGATAATATAGGACAGGTTATGCCCAAAAGCTTTTGTTCGGAATTTCATGTACCTGGAGACAATATTCCTTTGGATTTGACCCTAAAAACTACTATGCGAGTACTATCTACATCCGCTGTGAATTG GTTTCATAGGTTAATGAATTGTAGCACCTTCAATGGTTTGTCTCAATTTACGTCAGTTGGTTGTACTAGTGAAAGCACAGGCTGCACATCTGAGCCTACCTCTAATTGCCAATCAAGGAATCCACGAAATTTTCATTCTTGGGTTCACCCTCAATCAATTCTACCCCGTTCAGTTATAGCAGCATTGACCTCTGCTGCAGGAG GGCAAATGGACTTCCTGAGTAATCGGCAGCAGGCATGGGAGGATTCATTTCGATGTCTTTACTATATGCTTCGGAAAAAAatgtgtaaaatattttatg TGTGCACTGAGCAGTTTGTGGTTATGTTCACTGGGCTCTGTAGTCCAAAGGAAACCAAGTGCTCTTGCTTGGCCTATGTATCTCAATCAACCACAAATTTAAGGTCGCTTCTAAAAGAACAT GGTGCATCTTTCTCAATGCCTCTTTGCCACTCAAAACTGGAAGAAGCTGCTGCAGAAGACCTTGTTGAACTTTCTgaaatagaaaaatataatcTCGGCCAG GCTCGAGCTATGGAGACCATGACTGGGATAGATAACAGTCCACAATCTTTGCTGATGTTTACTGGGAACAAGAGCGTTCATGCATTGTATGATTTTCTTTTGAACTATAG ATTCCTTTTGCCCTCTTTGACTGGTGGTGATGTTCCCACGCTGTATTCACCAGTTGCTTTCGAAAATGCTGCTCTTTCTGCTCCAGAG GTGAGATGTAGACAACTGAGGAAAGCTGACTTCATATCTTTACAGCAAAAGGAATCTGACATGAATAGTGCTCCTTATAGTGATTCATTGAGCGGCATCTGCTACAGTATTGATATTACGGATGTCTATCTCCCACCATGGGTGATCTGTGGCATCTGCAGTGCTATTCGCTCTAACGGGGTTGACTTTCAAGCAAG CTTCGTGACGGAATCCACATCAATTGGCTTGAACATTGGTCTAGGCATAGCCAAGGACCAACTTGCTCAGCAAGCTGTAACAGACAAACCATTACAAGAAAGCAGCCATTCTTTCGATATTCCTTATGCGACTCTTTCACCTCACACAcaaaatggatttttaaaagGATTGAAATACAGTGGCGGTTCGTATACAACTTCTATATCACCAGTTGTATAG
- the LOC142547254 gene encoding uncharacterized protein LOC142547254 isoform X3, translated as MTKFSASSQMLSSNTLQVGVGGSKISTSTLKRKTPSELRGELLKRENLVELVDESPAPVLSSMRDADGELSGSKKSDSSKASRYIDTRMNELFPVTKNNIILKLLSRNKNPKETVFNEYVGNLKTSVVPMDLNGNHQAQNSRLDDTVASGSSKNYSCQVSKTSKKCSKITFQSVQELSLGGDKLNGSSFVDMDKALKGLVSSEPHGLSAQLVDSVDNIGQVMPKSFCSEFHVPGDNIPLDLTLKTTMRVLSTSAVNWFHRLMNCSTFNGLSQFTSVGCTSESTGCTSEPTSNCQSRNPRNFHSWVHPQSILPRSVIAALTSAAGGQMDFLSNRQQAWEDSFRCLYYMLRKKMCKIFYVCTEQFVVMFTGLCSPKETKCSCLAYVSQSTTNLRSLLKEHGASFSMPLCHSKLEEAAAEDLVELSEIEKYNLGQARAMETMTGIDNSPQSLLMFTGNKSVHALYDFLLNYRFLLPSLTGGDVPTLYSPVAFENAALSAPEVRCRQLRKADFISLQQKESDMNSAPYSDSLSGICYSIDITDVYLPPWVICGICSAIRSNGVDFQASFVTESTSIGLNIGLGIAKDQLAQQAVTDKPLQESSHSFDIPYATLSPHTQNGFLKGLKYSGGSYTTSISPVV; from the exons ATGACAAAGTTCTCTGCTTCTAGTCAAATGTTGTCATCAAATACTCTTCAGGTTGGTGTTGGGGGTTCAAAGATTTCAACTTCCACTTTGAAGCGGAAAACTCCCTCAGAGTTACGG GGAGAACTACTGAAGAGAGAGAATTTAGTGGAGCTTGTCGATGAATCTCCAGCCCCAGTTCTTAGTTCCATGAG AGACGCAGATGGTGAGCTTTCTGGGTCTAAGAAATCTGACTCATCTAAAGCATCTAGATATATTGACACACGGATGAATGAACTATTTCCTGTCACTAAAAACAATATCATCCTCAAGCTGCTTTCCAGAAATAAAAATCCTAAG GAAActgtttttaatgagtatgttggCAACCTGAAGACTTCTGTTGTTCCCATGGATTTGAATGGCAACCATCAAGCTCAAAACTCACG TTTGGATGATACCGTTGCTTCAGGAAGTAGCAAAAACTACTCATGTCAAGTGAGCAAGACTAGCAAAAAATGTAGCAAAATTACTTTTCAGAGTGTTCAAGAGCTTTCATTGGGTGGTGATAAGTTAAATGGCTCCTCATTTGTTGATATG GATAAAGCTTTAAAGGGATTAGTTTCATCCGAACCTCATGGTCTGTCAGCTCAACTAGTTGATTCTGTTGATAATATAGGACAGGTTATGCCCAAAAGCTTTTGTTCGGAATTTCATGTACCTGGAGACAATATTCCTTTGGATTTGACCCTAAAAACTACTATGCGAGTACTATCTACATCCGCTGTGAATTG GTTTCATAGGTTAATGAATTGTAGCACCTTCAATGGTTTGTCTCAATTTACGTCAGTTGGTTGTACTAGTGAAAGCACAGGCTGCACATCTGAGCCTACCTCTAATTGCCAATCAAGGAATCCACGAAATTTTCATTCTTGGGTTCACCCTCAATCAATTCTACCCCGTTCAGTTATAGCAGCATTGACCTCTGCTGCAGGAG GGCAAATGGACTTCCTGAGTAATCGGCAGCAGGCATGGGAGGATTCATTTCGATGTCTTTACTATATGCTTCGGAAAAAAatgtgtaaaatattttatg TGTGCACTGAGCAGTTTGTGGTTATGTTCACTGGGCTCTGTAGTCCAAAGGAAACCAAGTGCTCTTGCTTGGCCTATGTATCTCAATCAACCACAAATTTAAGGTCGCTTCTAAAAGAACAT GGTGCATCTTTCTCAATGCCTCTTTGCCACTCAAAACTGGAAGAAGCTGCTGCAGAAGACCTTGTTGAACTTTCTgaaatagaaaaatataatcTCGGCCAG GCTCGAGCTATGGAGACCATGACTGGGATAGATAACAGTCCACAATCTTTGCTGATGTTTACTGGGAACAAGAGCGTTCATGCATTGTATGATTTTCTTTTGAACTATAG ATTCCTTTTGCCCTCTTTGACTGGTGGTGATGTTCCCACGCTGTATTCACCAGTTGCTTTCGAAAATGCTGCTCTTTCTGCTCCAGAG GTGAGATGTAGACAACTGAGGAAAGCTGACTTCATATCTTTACAGCAAAAGGAATCTGACATGAATAGTGCTCCTTATAGTGATTCATTGAGCGGCATCTGCTACAGTATTGATATTACGGATGTCTATCTCCCACCATGGGTGATCTGTGGCATCTGCAGTGCTATTCGCTCTAACGGGGTTGACTTTCAAGCAAG CTTCGTGACGGAATCCACATCAATTGGCTTGAACATTGGTCTAGGCATAGCCAAGGACCAACTTGCTCAGCAAGCTGTAACAGACAAACCATTACAAGAAAGCAGCCATTCTTTCGATATTCCTTATGCGACTCTTTCACCTCACACAcaaaatggatttttaaaagGATTGAAATACAGTGGCGGTTCGTATACAACTTCTATATCACCAGTTGTATAG
- the LOC142547254 gene encoding uncharacterized protein LOC142547254 isoform X2, whose amino-acid sequence MTKFSASSQMLSSNTLQVGVGGSKISTSTLKRKTPSELRGELLKRENLVELVDESPAPVLSSMRNFLGYCRDADGELSGSKKSDSSKASRYIDTRMNELFPVTKNNIILKLLSRNKNPKETVFNEYVGNLKTSVVPMDLNGNHQAQNSRLDDTVASGSSKNYSCQVSKTSKKCSKITFQSVQELSLGGDKLNGSSFVDMDKALKGLVSSEPHGLSAQLVDSVDNIGQVMPKSFCSEFHVPGDNIPLDLTLKTTMRVLSTSAVNWFHRLMNCSTFNGLSQFTSVGCTSESTGCTSEPTSNCQSRNPRNFHSWVHPQSILPRSVIAALTSAAGGQMDFLSNRQQAWEDSFRCLYYMLRKKMCKIFYVCTEQFVVMFTGLCSPKETKCSCLAYVSQSTTNLRSLLKEHGASFSMPLCHSKLEEAAAEDLVELSEIEKYNLGQARAMETMTGIDNSPQSLLMFTGNKSVHALYDFLLNYRFLLPSLTGGDVPTLYSPVAFENAALSAPEVRCRQLRKADFISLQQKESDMNSAPYSDSLSGICYSIDITDVYLPPWVICGICSAIRSNGVDFQASFVTESTSIGLNIGLGIAKDQLAQQAVTDKPLQESSHSFDIPYATLSPHTQNGFLKGLKYSGGSYTTSISPVV is encoded by the exons ATGACAAAGTTCTCTGCTTCTAGTCAAATGTTGTCATCAAATACTCTTCAGGTTGGTGTTGGGGGTTCAAAGATTTCAACTTCCACTTTGAAGCGGAAAACTCCCTCAGAGTTACGG GGAGAACTACTGAAGAGAGAGAATTTAGTGGAGCTTGTCGATGAATCTCCAGCCCCAGTTCTTAGTTCCATGAG AAACTTCCTTGGTTACTGTAGAGACGCAGATGGTGAGCTTTCTGGGTCTAAGAAATCTGACTCATCTAAAGCATCTAGATATATTGACACACGGATGAATGAACTATTTCCTGTCACTAAAAACAATATCATCCTCAAGCTGCTTTCCAGAAATAAAAATCCTAAG GAAActgtttttaatgagtatgttggCAACCTGAAGACTTCTGTTGTTCCCATGGATTTGAATGGCAACCATCAAGCTCAAAACTCACG TTTGGATGATACCGTTGCTTCAGGAAGTAGCAAAAACTACTCATGTCAAGTGAGCAAGACTAGCAAAAAATGTAGCAAAATTACTTTTCAGAGTGTTCAAGAGCTTTCATTGGGTGGTGATAAGTTAAATGGCTCCTCATTTGTTGATATG GATAAAGCTTTAAAGGGATTAGTTTCATCCGAACCTCATGGTCTGTCAGCTCAACTAGTTGATTCTGTTGATAATATAGGACAGGTTATGCCCAAAAGCTTTTGTTCGGAATTTCATGTACCTGGAGACAATATTCCTTTGGATTTGACCCTAAAAACTACTATGCGAGTACTATCTACATCCGCTGTGAATTG GTTTCATAGGTTAATGAATTGTAGCACCTTCAATGGTTTGTCTCAATTTACGTCAGTTGGTTGTACTAGTGAAAGCACAGGCTGCACATCTGAGCCTACCTCTAATTGCCAATCAAGGAATCCACGAAATTTTCATTCTTGGGTTCACCCTCAATCAATTCTACCCCGTTCAGTTATAGCAGCATTGACCTCTGCTGCAGGAG GGCAAATGGACTTCCTGAGTAATCGGCAGCAGGCATGGGAGGATTCATTTCGATGTCTTTACTATATGCTTCGGAAAAAAatgtgtaaaatattttatg TGTGCACTGAGCAGTTTGTGGTTATGTTCACTGGGCTCTGTAGTCCAAAGGAAACCAAGTGCTCTTGCTTGGCCTATGTATCTCAATCAACCACAAATTTAAGGTCGCTTCTAAAAGAACAT GGTGCATCTTTCTCAATGCCTCTTTGCCACTCAAAACTGGAAGAAGCTGCTGCAGAAGACCTTGTTGAACTTTCTgaaatagaaaaatataatcTCGGCCAG GCTCGAGCTATGGAGACCATGACTGGGATAGATAACAGTCCACAATCTTTGCTGATGTTTACTGGGAACAAGAGCGTTCATGCATTGTATGATTTTCTTTTGAACTATAG ATTCCTTTTGCCCTCTTTGACTGGTGGTGATGTTCCCACGCTGTATTCACCAGTTGCTTTCGAAAATGCTGCTCTTTCTGCTCCAGAG GTGAGATGTAGACAACTGAGGAAAGCTGACTTCATATCTTTACAGCAAAAGGAATCTGACATGAATAGTGCTCCTTATAGTGATTCATTGAGCGGCATCTGCTACAGTATTGATATTACGGATGTCTATCTCCCACCATGGGTGATCTGTGGCATCTGCAGTGCTATTCGCTCTAACGGGGTTGACTTTCAAGCAAG CTTCGTGACGGAATCCACATCAATTGGCTTGAACATTGGTCTAGGCATAGCCAAGGACCAACTTGCTCAGCAAGCTGTAACAGACAAACCATTACAAGAAAGCAGCCATTCTTTCGATATTCCTTATGCGACTCTTTCACCTCACACAcaaaatggatttttaaaagGATTGAAATACAGTGGCGGTTCGTATACAACTTCTATATCACCAGTTGTATAG